One Gossypium hirsutum isolate 1008001.06 chromosome A08, Gossypium_hirsutum_v2.1, whole genome shotgun sequence genomic window, tttttaatagtagTGTAGTAACTAAGCCTTTAAGGTTTGAAGCAACGACCAAGCCATTGAGAATTGTGAACCTTCAACATTTGGACCAACACAGAAACATCCATAGATCCACGTGCGTTTCTCTTCCTAGGCCATGTAAACACCTCACTCCAAATTTGATTCGATTTCTCTTAAAGAGCTCATGAATGAGCAAGCaaagcagaaaaaaaaaaaaaacaaagaagataTACCTGTTGTACCTCTTCGAAAAAAACCGTGTATCTCTTTGAAAAAAAACGTCTATTTtcctaaataatttattaaaagaaccattctcataaaaagaaaaaaagggaaagaaattaAGGGTTTCAACTCTCATGTAGCTTCCTTTACATTACCATTGACTTTTGTCCCATGCTTAATGCTTCTCAGTTGTGTGGTAAGGTTTATAGCCAGATGGTGTTTGAAGTCTGAAATCCGGCTCTCCTTTGAATGACctattttattatcaatataatataaacttttaaaattcacattataataaatttttactctttatattttgatatttattattttaattttaattttttaaaatttaattcttaattatctattttttttactttacttcacataaaaatataaattaaaaataaaaaaaatatctttttttttaaatggtgtaACATTATCTCTTAAAGTGTTTCGACTAAATTGACGTTAAATCttataaaatcactaaaaagTAAATCAATGAAAACCAAATCATCTTATATAAATCATCTCAAAAGACAAAAAAGAagtgaaaataatgattttgagttttaggtattttcattcttagtatatttttaatcaaaaaaTTATCTAATAAATTAAAAGGTCATAAATCAAATCAAAAGTATAAGGGGAGTTTAAAATTATAAGCCAATTTAAAAAGCTATCATATCTGAACCTATTCTTCTTTCGTATGATTATATGAATGATTCCCTCAAACTCAAAACAAATGCAGACGAAACGGGTAGCCATTAATTCCACCTTTGGCTTCGGGTGGGGATGACTGACTACCAAATGAAGTCAAAAAGCCCCTTTCCCCTATGCTAAACCTGTTTCCTTTATGCATTTGGTATCATTGTTAGAAGCAAGATCCAGAGAATGAGAAAAGCAAGATCTTTTTTAAGCTTTACGGTACTAACTACTAAACACCTTTTCCACCATTCCTGGCTCAAAAACCACTCCCACCATTCAACATATCTATATCAAATATACGCAATTCCCAAAGTTTAGAGCTAACGAAATTTAACTTAAGGCGGCTACTCGAAGTACTAATTTGAAAAACCAACAGCTCCCCATTTAAGGAGCATGGAGAACATATTAAAAATATCTACTTGTTTAAAATCTGTTCAACAACAAAAGAGAGGTACATGCATGCATGATCAAATTATACAtatcaagtttttattttatttttgaaccaAGGCTGAGGCTGAGACTGCTCTTTGCCTTTCCATTCCATTCCGTTCCTTTGTGTTGTTTAGAGTGTTTCCCTTTAACACATTGCTTCACAAATTGTTTGATTCCTTTCTTGTGCCCCTTCTTCTCAACATGGACCGCTTccctcttcttctcttcttccaaTTCTTCCTCCAACTGCATACACAGCTGATTCAAATAAAAAACCATCGTCAGATCACTAGTTAAACATGCatcatatatcatatcatatgatTTAATAATACCTTGAGTAGGCGGTCCTCTACTTGGTCCAGCCTATGAAGGAGTGTTCCTTTGAGCTGAGTCTCCACCATGACATGATCAATGGGACGACAGTACTTCTCCAGGGATTTGGCGGTTGGGGAGAAATCGATAGATGAAGGATGACCCTCCGTACATGTGCTGCCCAACGTCCCAGTTGATGGGGTGGATGCGCTAGAGCTCCTTGGGCTTGGAGACCTGTTATAATTACAATTACCATGGCTCCCTCTCATTTCCTCCAACTGCCTTACCTGATCATTCATATTAATATATTATCAAAGCCATGCAGCATGCAAATGAAAAACCAACTCAATTAAACACCAAGATTATAACACCATACCATGTTGTCTACTCGATCTAGTCTAGACAGAACCGGTTCTTCACCAACGATACCCATCCAGATATTCAGTTTGGTTTTCACGGGAAATGATGTATAATGAATTGGTGACCAGGAGAGCAGTCGTTCGAGATGTCTTAAAAACAAGAGTGATAATGttagaaatatatatttaactaTAGATGCAATCTATATTATTACACGTGGGAGCTTCCTAGCAAAGTGTAGGATGTGGCATGATTCTAGTGTTGCACGTGTTAGAGCAACGGGGACCATACCCATATTGTCAGGAATTCATGATGGATAACGATAAATGATAAATTACACGTCTTCATGCAATGAATGCAAGGTGACCACGTGCCATTGCAGGCCATATCTCtcttgtatgtatgtatgttatgtatGTGCGTATAACTGTACGTATGGGCCGGGGACAAATTGCTTTTCCTTTGATGCTATTGCTAGACAAAGCCAGCCAAAAACCAAGAATAGTACTAGTAAACTTTAAAGCAGTTCTTGCATGTGGTTGCCAGGGCCCTGGAATGTAATGAACTAAAGATCCTTCTTGCTTCATCAAACAAATAGCATGAGGTTGATGTTTAAATGCAACATttgtgatctaaataataattgttGGTAATGCAAAATAGTTGAGAATTTAGTGGAGGTTGTTGACGATTTTGTGGAGGTGTGGTTATGGGTTTATTTACAAAATTGCCTATCTTTTTACCGTATCACCCTTCTgttactagtataaatagaggaTTAGTTTCCTCATTTTTAACACACTAAACAGAGAAAAGAACAATTCTCTATGAAAACATTCCTCTCCTCCACTTTCTGTGTGTTTtttttacaaactagtcatttttgttccttaatcattttagagaaaattctATCTAGGAGTTTGGATTTTAAGTAGGACCGGTTATGACCTCTCTAAACTTTCTTGGGAATTGTTCCTACTGTGATTTCTCGAGAAGAATAATACCAATCGAGTTCTATCTTCCATATTCGGGTGTACGAATATTGACGGACTATGTTGACCGCTTCCAGCGTACTAATGTCCAGAGTATGAATACTGTAATAAGATATAGAAATATGAGGAGGTATTTGAAAGCatacgggtcaagttgtaatatagtttttacaatggGATATGTGGacactccgaggatcgtacccaagggaggcaagtGCTAGGTCAATTATAATTTAAACACTacaaagatctaattagtactttaaatcaGTTAGAGTACGAAAACATAAAAAGGGTGGTTTAaggatttttataataataaaacaaaataacataaaagaaatagactTCAAGGGATAAAAAggtagaataaatcaaatcttgattttgggtgattagctcgcttcagtaATCTCCATTAACTGTCATTTTAGGTTTcttgtcaatcaactagtcgctactctagcaggatcttctgatcctccactaacataacgagtcagtaagaactacttatcttccgacctcacagtctagactggcttggggtgaaggtgttcacggatggACCATAcaatttttgggttaatttccaccttgatgact contains:
- the LOC107950598 gene encoding uncharacterized protein — encoded protein: MGIVGEEPVLSRLDRVDNMVRQLEEMRGSHGNCNYNRSPSPRSSSASTPSTGTLGSTCTEGHPSSIDFSPTAKSLEKYCRPIDHVMVETQLKGTLLHRLDQVEDRLLKLCMQLEEELEEEKKREAVHVEKKGHKKGIKQFVKQCVKGKHSKQHKGTEWNGKAKSSLSLSLGSKIK